A genomic region of Nitrosomonas ureae contains the following coding sequences:
- the cysG gene encoding siroheme synthase CysG codes for MDYLPIFLDIRNKACLIVGGGQVATRKVMLLLQAGAQVSVVAPELDSVLDECAAHGTITHRAECFQPEHLHNIALVIAATNDHAINRQISEAAQQRQIPVNVVDNPALCTFIMPSIVDRSPLLIAVSSGGQSPVLARLLRAQLETMIPVAYARIATIAGKFRQHVKQHFTHPEKRRIFWEKILQGPFIEMILAGKDKTAQNYLQQSLQQEKNEPPQGEVYLVGAGPGNPDLLTFRAMRLMQQADVVIYDRLVSTAILDMVRRDATRIYAGKERNRHTLKQESINQLLVRLAQEGKRVLRLKGGDPFIFGRGGEEIETLALNHIPFQVVPGITAASGVSAYAGIPLTHRDYAQSCIFVTGHLKNNTIDLDWPHLACPNQTIVIYMGLLGLSVLSQQLITHGLPSSTPAAIIQQATTQQQKIVIGTLQTLPNLAAAAHLSPPTLIIVGEVVKLHKNLAWFEPASENS; via the coding sequence ATGGATTACCTGCCAATCTTTTTAGATATTAGAAACAAAGCTTGTCTGATCGTAGGTGGCGGTCAAGTCGCCACCCGCAAGGTTATGCTATTGCTCCAGGCTGGTGCGCAAGTATCAGTGGTAGCACCTGAACTGGATAGTGTTTTAGATGAGTGCGCCGCTCACGGCACTATCACCCATCGGGCTGAGTGCTTTCAGCCCGAGCATCTTCACAATATTGCGCTCGTAATCGCTGCAACAAATGATCATGCTATCAATCGGCAAATTTCCGAAGCGGCGCAACAAAGACAAATTCCAGTTAATGTCGTGGATAATCCGGCATTATGCACTTTTATCATGCCATCCATCGTCGATCGCTCTCCACTCCTAATCGCAGTCTCCAGCGGCGGGCAATCGCCGGTCTTGGCGCGATTGCTGCGTGCGCAACTGGAAACCATGATACCTGTCGCTTACGCACGTATCGCTACTATTGCAGGGAAGTTTCGTCAGCATGTAAAACAACATTTTACCCACCCGGAGAAACGGCGCATTTTCTGGGAAAAAATCCTGCAAGGTCCATTTATTGAAATGATATTGGCCGGTAAAGATAAAACTGCTCAAAATTATTTGCAGCAATCGCTGCAACAGGAAAAGAATGAACCACCGCAAGGTGAAGTTTATTTGGTCGGTGCCGGTCCGGGCAATCCTGACTTATTGACTTTTCGTGCCATGCGTCTGATGCAGCAGGCCGACGTAGTCATTTATGACCGTCTGGTCTCAACCGCAATTCTTGATATGGTGCGCCGTGACGCCACGCGCATATACGCTGGCAAGGAACGTAACCGCCACACACTGAAACAGGAATCGATCAATCAACTGCTGGTAAGGTTGGCGCAAGAAGGTAAACGAGTATTGCGCCTTAAAGGCGGAGATCCTTTTATTTTTGGCCGGGGCGGTGAAGAAATTGAAACTTTGGCTTTAAACCATATTCCTTTTCAGGTTGTACCAGGCATTACGGCTGCATCGGGTGTTTCAGCCTATGCAGGAATCCCGCTGACACATCGTGATTACGCGCAATCATGCATTTTTGTGACCGGTCATCTGAAAAATAATACCATTGATCTCGATTGGCCGCACCTCGCCTGCCCCAACCAGACCATTGTGATTTATATGGGATTGCTTGGGTTGTCCGTGTTATCCCAGCAACTGATCACCCATGGTTTGCCAAGCTCCACACCCGCAGCAATCATTCAACAAGCTACGACGCAACAGCAAAAGATCGTGATCGGAACCCTGCAAACACTACCTAACTTGGCCGCAGCCGCTCATTTATCTCCTCCCACACTGATTATTGTTGGAGAGGTTGTCAAACTGCACAAAAATCTTGCATGGTTTGAACCAGCATCTGAAAATTCTTAG
- the folP gene encoding dihydropteroate synthase — protein MGIINVTPDSFSDGGLFLSTRKAIAHAKNLIDEGADILDIGGESTRPGSQYVNIDEELMRVIPVLEALADTGIPISIDTSKPEVMKHAIEAGAFMINDVNALRNPGALEAIAPHRHVQVCLMHMQGTPQKMQTNPQYRDVVSEVKDFLQQRIQAANAAGITLNRLVIDPGFGFGKTLQHNLSLLNQLNEFTALSTPILAGLSRKSMLGAITGNNVDQRLHESVAAALLAVIKGAKIVRVHDVKASKAALAIYNALRDCDS, from the coding sequence ATGGGTATTATTAACGTAACACCTGATTCCTTCTCAGATGGCGGGCTTTTTTTATCCACCCGGAAAGCCATTGCGCATGCAAAAAACCTCATTGACGAAGGTGCTGATATTCTTGATATTGGCGGAGAATCAACACGCCCCGGAAGCCAGTATGTCAATATCGATGAAGAATTAATGCGCGTTATACCCGTACTGGAAGCCCTTGCAGACACTGGCATTCCTATTTCCATAGATACTTCCAAACCGGAGGTGATGAAACATGCAATCGAAGCGGGAGCTTTTATGATTAATGATGTCAATGCACTGCGCAACCCAGGAGCGCTGGAAGCGATAGCACCGCATAGGCATGTACAGGTTTGTTTGATGCATATGCAAGGCACACCCCAAAAGATGCAAACCAATCCGCAATACAGAGATGTGGTCTCTGAAGTAAAAGATTTTTTACAACAGCGGATACAAGCGGCAAACGCGGCAGGTATTACACTTAACCGGCTGGTTATCGATCCCGGTTTTGGGTTTGGCAAAACATTGCAACATAATCTTTCATTACTTAATCAACTCAATGAATTCACCGCACTGAGCACACCGATATTAGCAGGCTTGTCCCGCAAATCCATGCTGGGCGCAATTACCGGAAACAATGTAGATCAGCGGCTGCATGAAAGTGTTGCCGCAGCCTTGCTTGCTGTAATTAAAGGTGCCAAAATTGTGCGTGTGCATGATGTCAAAGCAAGTAAAGCAGCTCTTGCTATCTACAATGCCTTGCGGGATTGCGATAGCTAG
- a CDS encoding YhbY family RNA-binding protein, translating to MLTLTIAHRRELKAQAHALNPVVMIGKSGLSPSVIEELDRGLSSHELIKIRVLIDDRIVRNELFEKICQLLNAAPVQHIGKVFIIYRPRPEEAEKQQERSSQKKTSPSFRTKRSFQN from the coding sequence ATGTTAACACTAACTATTGCTCATCGGCGTGAATTAAAAGCACAAGCGCATGCGTTGAATCCAGTTGTGATGATTGGAAAATCAGGATTATCCCCTAGTGTTATAGAAGAATTAGATCGTGGACTTTCAAGCCATGAATTAATTAAGATCAGGGTACTGATAGATGATCGGATTGTCAGAAATGAATTGTTTGAAAAGATATGCCAACTGTTAAATGCTGCACCTGTGCAGCATATTGGTAAAGTTTTTATTATTTATCGACCTCGGCCAGAAGAGGCTGAAAAGCAGCAGGAGCGTTCATCACAAAAAAAGACCAGCCCATCTTTTCGCACCAAGCGAAGTTTCCAGAACTGA
- a CDS encoding PstS family phosphate ABC transporter substrate-binding protein, whose protein sequence is MLNSLNFRAPIAAVFLSTLFYTGFASATPIVKIDGSSTVFPITEAVAEDFQIAKRGAIRVTVGISGTGGGFKKFCRNEIDIVNASRPITELEMEACKKEGAQFIEMPIAFDALTVVVNPKNTWSRTITVEELQKIWEPSAQGKITNWNQINPAWPDKKIKLYGPGADSGTFEYFTEAIVGKAKSSRGDFTASEDDNVLVQGVASDLYALGFFGFAYYIENSKKINAVAIDSGDGGILPSAATVENNSYKPLSRPIFIYVNAKSTEKPEVKEFINFYMQNATELVTEVKYFPLSKEVYDLNLEHLNKKKVGTVFKGTGTNIKLEDILKLESSL, encoded by the coding sequence ATGTTGAATTCTTTGAACTTCAGAGCACCCATTGCAGCAGTTTTCCTAAGTACGCTCTTCTATACAGGCTTCGCCAGCGCCACACCGATCGTGAAAATTGATGGCTCAAGCACTGTTTTTCCCATTACCGAAGCCGTTGCGGAAGATTTCCAAATAGCCAAACGCGGCGCAATTAGGGTCACAGTCGGTATCTCTGGTACAGGCGGCGGGTTCAAGAAATTCTGCCGGAATGAAATCGATATTGTGAATGCATCCCGACCCATTACTGAACTGGAAATGGAAGCCTGTAAGAAAGAAGGTGCGCAATTTATTGAAATGCCCATCGCTTTTGACGCTTTAACTGTGGTTGTTAATCCAAAAAACACGTGGAGCAGAACGATTACAGTCGAAGAATTGCAAAAAATATGGGAACCCTCCGCACAAGGCAAAATCACCAACTGGAATCAAATAAACCCGGCATGGCCGGACAAAAAGATCAAACTTTATGGCCCAGGAGCGGATTCCGGTACCTTTGAATACTTTACGGAAGCTATTGTTGGCAAAGCCAAGTCAAGCCGTGGCGATTTTACGGCATCAGAGGATGATAACGTTCTGGTGCAAGGCGTTGCAAGTGATCTCTATGCATTAGGATTTTTTGGTTTTGCCTATTACATCGAAAATAGTAAAAAAATTAATGCCGTTGCAATTGATAGCGGGGATGGCGGCATACTTCCTTCTGCGGCAACCGTAGAAAACAACAGCTATAAACCATTATCGCGCCCGATATTCATTTACGTTAATGCTAAATCCACAGAAAAACCGGAAGTAAAGGAATTTATTAATTTCTATATGCAGAATGCAACAGAGCTGGTCACCGAAGTGAAATATTTTCCGCTCTCCAAAGAAGTATATGATCTCAATCTCGAACATTTAAACAAGAAAAAAGTAGGTACGGTGTTCAAAGGCACCGGAACCAACATAAAGCTGGAAGACATTCTTAAGTTGGAATCCAGTTTATAA
- the glmM gene encoding phosphoglucosamine mutase, translated as MAKKYFGTDGIRGRVGQFPITPDFIMHLGYSAGKVLAAADWHLMEGKRPTVLIGKDTRVSGYMLESALEAGLCAAGVDVLLSGPMPTPAVAYLIRALRLQAGIVISASHNLFEDNGVKFFSAIGCKLPDEMEHKIEAELNTPIVTKPSAQLGKVQRIDDAAGRYIEFCKSTFPYHLDLRGLRIVIDCAHGAAYHIAGHVMHELGADVVTIGVQPNGLNINLECGATHGTTLQKAVKQHHADLGIALDGDGDRVMMVDKQGRSYNGDQLIYIIAKHRKQRKILTGGVVGTLMTNLAIENQFKKLRIPFLRTNVGDRYVLALLQEQGWHLGGENSGHIICMDKHTTGDGIISALQVLYALRDADKTLAEFMRGVSLYPQRLINIKIPKPFNFTGNKAINTVRKEAEADLNGNGRLLIRASGTEPLIRVMVESQSKQKVNYWTERIAKIVQIAST; from the coding sequence TTGGCTAAAAAATATTTTGGAACAGATGGCATCCGAGGTCGGGTAGGACAATTTCCTATTACACCTGATTTCATTATGCATTTAGGTTACTCGGCCGGGAAAGTCTTGGCAGCCGCCGATTGGCATCTTATGGAAGGAAAACGTCCGACAGTTCTGATCGGCAAAGACACGCGAGTATCCGGCTATATGCTGGAATCCGCCTTGGAAGCCGGATTATGTGCAGCGGGCGTGGATGTTCTCCTGTCAGGACCCATGCCCACCCCAGCCGTAGCCTATCTGATTCGTGCATTGCGGCTGCAGGCTGGTATTGTTATTTCAGCCTCACATAATCTGTTTGAAGATAACGGCGTAAAGTTCTTTTCCGCGATCGGCTGCAAACTTCCGGATGAAATGGAGCACAAAATCGAGGCTGAGTTAAATACACCCATAGTAACCAAGCCTTCCGCACAGTTAGGTAAGGTTCAACGAATTGACGATGCCGCTGGTCGCTATATCGAATTCTGTAAAAGTACTTTCCCCTATCATCTGGATCTGCGCGGACTTCGCATTGTAATCGACTGTGCGCATGGCGCTGCATATCATATTGCCGGTCACGTTATGCATGAATTGGGTGCCGATGTCGTTACCATTGGCGTACAACCCAACGGATTAAATATCAATCTTGAATGCGGTGCTACGCATGGTACTACATTGCAAAAAGCGGTTAAACAACATCATGCTGATTTGGGCATTGCGTTGGATGGGGATGGTGACCGGGTCATGATGGTGGATAAACAAGGTAGATCTTACAACGGCGATCAACTGATTTATATTATCGCTAAACATCGGAAACAGAGAAAAATTCTCACTGGAGGTGTCGTAGGCACCCTAATGACAAATCTGGCAATTGAAAATCAATTTAAGAAATTACGTATTCCTTTTCTCCGAACCAATGTCGGTGATCGCTATGTACTCGCATTACTGCAAGAGCAAGGGTGGCACTTAGGCGGCGAAAATTCCGGGCATATCATTTGCATGGATAAACATACAACCGGTGATGGCATCATATCCGCTTTGCAAGTTTTATATGCACTTCGCGACGCCGATAAGACATTGGCAGAGTTTATGCGCGGCGTCTCTCTATACCCGCAGCGACTGATCAATATAAAAATTCCCAAACCGTTTAATTTTACCGGCAATAAAGCGATTAATACTGTACGCAAAGAAGCCGAAGCTGATCTAAACGGTAACGGGCGTTTACTCATCCGAGCCTCGGGAACGGAGCCTCTCATTCGTGTAATGGTCGAAAGTCAATCCAAACAAAAAGTTAATTATTGGACTGAACGAATCGCCAAGATCGTTCAAATTGCCAGCACGTAA
- the greA gene encoding transcription elongation factor GreA: protein MSTIPLTVAGAEALRKELHDMKTIHRPAVIAAIAEARAHGDLSENAEYDAAKEKQGFIEGRIAELESKLSSAQIINPALINADGACVFGATVELEDLQNSEVVTYQIVGDDEANIKDGKISISSPISRALIGKYAGDIAEVHAPSGIREYEILDVKYI, encoded by the coding sequence ATGAGTACTATTCCGTTAACCGTGGCTGGAGCTGAAGCATTGCGTAAAGAATTGCATGATATGAAAACGATTCACCGTCCTGCCGTTATTGCCGCAATTGCAGAAGCACGTGCTCATGGTGACCTTTCAGAAAATGCTGAATATGATGCTGCCAAGGAAAAACAAGGGTTTATTGAAGGACGTATCGCCGAACTGGAAAGTAAACTTTCTAGTGCGCAGATTATTAATCCGGCTCTCATCAATGCGGATGGTGCTTGTGTTTTTGGCGCTACAGTTGAACTGGAGGATTTGCAAAATAGCGAAGTGGTAACTTATCAAATCGTAGGAGATGATGAAGCTAACATTAAGGATGGAAAAATATCCATCAGTTCTCCCATTTCGCGTGCGCTTATTGGTAAATATGCAGGGGATATTGCAGAAGTTCATGCGCCTAGCGGTATTCGTGAATACGAAATATTGGATGTCAAATACATCTAA
- a CDS encoding YezD family protein has translation MTQLTTTHKSNQLNTDVIEEILGAVTSIEYGSVEVVIHDGKVVQIECRKKIRLSQSKPTRKTLEP, from the coding sequence ATGACACAATTAACAACAACACACAAGAGTAATCAACTTAACACGGACGTTATCGAAGAAATCCTGGGCGCTGTAACCAGTATCGAATATGGATCAGTTGAGGTTGTGATACACGATGGCAAGGTTGTGCAAATAGAATGCCGTAAAAAAATTCGTTTAAGTCAAAGCAAGCCTACCCGGAAAACGCTGGAACCATGA
- the nadC gene encoding carboxylating nicotinate-nucleotide diphosphorylase, which translates to MRKKKLQDLHNEIHANVQCALREDIGSGDLTASLIPRESVLSAVIISREKAVLCGVQWFEACFLTLSPETLITWFAADGDLVQSEQKLCEIQGRSRDLLTAERSALNFLQMLSAVATHTKRFVDAIAGTEAVIVDTRKTLPGLRLAQKYAVTCGGGVNHRLGLYDGILIKENHIIAAGSIRSALSRALAIAPPGTAIQIEVESLPELQEALAAGATMVLLDNFTLKQLSEAVILTHQQSEKRVILEASGNITLDNVRQVAETGVDRISIGSLTKNIQAIDLSMRFKVSN; encoded by the coding sequence ATGAGGAAAAAGAAATTGCAAGATTTACATAATGAAATACACGCTAACGTGCAATGTGCATTGAGAGAAGATATCGGTAGCGGTGACTTGACAGCATCACTGATTCCTCGTGAAAGTGTATTGAGTGCTGTGATAATCAGTAGGGAAAAGGCGGTATTGTGCGGAGTACAGTGGTTTGAGGCCTGTTTTCTGACATTATCGCCTGAAACACTCATCACATGGTTTGCCGCTGATGGAGATCTTGTTCAATCTGAACAAAAGCTTTGTGAGATCCAGGGAAGATCTCGCGATTTGCTGACTGCAGAACGTTCCGCGCTGAATTTTCTGCAAATGTTATCCGCTGTAGCGACACACACAAAACGTTTTGTGGATGCCATTGCGGGTACTGAGGCTGTTATTGTGGATACGCGTAAAACACTTCCTGGATTGCGATTGGCGCAAAAATATGCTGTGACATGCGGCGGTGGCGTTAATCATCGCTTGGGTTTATATGATGGGATTTTGATCAAGGAAAATCATATCATTGCTGCAGGCAGCATCCGATCCGCCTTAAGCAGAGCATTGGCGATTGCTCCTCCGGGAACCGCTATCCAAATTGAAGTGGAATCACTGCCGGAATTACAAGAAGCCCTGGCGGCCGGCGCCACTATGGTGCTGCTGGATAATTTTACGCTGAAGCAGTTATCGGAGGCGGTTATTCTGACCCATCAGCAGTCTGAAAAACGGGTGATTCTGGAAGCATCCGGTAACATAACACTGGATAACGTGCGTCAGGTGGCCGAAACCGGTGTTGATCGAATTTCAATCGGTAGTTTAACGAAGAATATTCAGGCGATTGACTTGTCAATGAGATTTAAAGTATCAAACTAA
- the ftsH gene encoding ATP-dependent zinc metalloprotease FtsH — translation MNNLIKNMAIWLVIALVLMTVFNQFSVRQPTQVPMEYSQFITELNQGRIAKVIIEGRTLKGTKSDGRRFTTYAPSDPWMVSDLLKAGVIVEAKPEEEPSMLMSIFISWFPMLLLIAVWIFFMRQMQGGGRNGGAFSFGKSKARMLDKSANTVTFNDVAGCEEAKEEVAELVEFLRDPTKFQKLGGRIPRGVLMVGSPGTGKTLLARAIAGEAQVPFFSISGSDFVEMFVGVGASRVRDMFEQAKKHAPCIIFIDEIDAVGRQRGAGLGGGNDEREQTLNQLLVEMDGFEGAMGVIVIAATNRPDVLDPALLRPGRFDRQVTVPLPDIRGREQILHVHMRKVPLSPDVKADILARGTPGMSGADLANLVNEAALFAARSNKRLVDMDDFERAKDKIFMGAERRSMVMPEHERRNTAYHESGHAVVAQLLPKTDPVHKVTIIPRGRALGVTMQLPTEDRFSMEREEILQRISVMFGGRIAEEVFMKQMTTGASNDFERATDLARQMVTQWGMSDELGPMVYGENEGEVFLGRSVTTHKNMSEATMQKVDAEVRRIVDEQYAIARKLIEENKDKIEAMTQALLEWETIDSDQIKDIMEGRPPRPPKPPQIMSSTANDGSSTEETEEPDESQAPREVAKETD, via the coding sequence TTGAATAACTTAATTAAAAACATGGCCATTTGGCTGGTAATTGCACTAGTGTTGATGACTGTATTTAATCAGTTCAGCGTTCGTCAACCGACGCAAGTGCCTATGGAATACTCGCAATTTATAACCGAACTGAATCAAGGCAGAATTGCTAAAGTTATTATCGAAGGGCGCACACTTAAAGGGACAAAGTCTGATGGCCGGCGTTTCACAACATACGCGCCATCCGATCCTTGGATGGTAAGTGATCTGTTGAAAGCTGGTGTTATTGTTGAAGCAAAACCGGAAGAAGAGCCCTCTATGTTGATGAGCATCTTTATTTCATGGTTCCCAATGCTTCTGCTGATAGCCGTATGGATATTTTTTATGCGCCAAATGCAGGGTGGCGGGCGTAATGGTGGCGCATTCTCATTTGGCAAAAGTAAAGCACGCATGCTCGACAAATCAGCCAATACCGTAACCTTTAATGACGTTGCCGGTTGCGAGGAAGCTAAAGAAGAGGTTGCTGAACTGGTTGAATTCCTGCGCGACCCTACAAAATTCCAGAAACTGGGGGGGCGAATCCCGCGCGGTGTATTGATGGTCGGTAGTCCGGGAACCGGAAAAACGTTGCTTGCTCGAGCTATTGCTGGAGAAGCTCAGGTACCGTTCTTTAGTATTTCCGGCTCGGATTTCGTTGAAATGTTTGTCGGTGTAGGCGCATCCAGAGTTCGTGATATGTTTGAGCAAGCCAAAAAACATGCGCCCTGCATTATTTTTATCGATGAGATTGATGCAGTAGGTCGTCAGCGTGGCGCTGGTCTAGGTGGCGGAAATGATGAACGCGAACAAACTCTTAATCAGTTATTGGTAGAAATGGATGGGTTTGAAGGTGCCATGGGCGTGATTGTAATCGCTGCAACTAACCGCCCCGATGTATTGGATCCAGCTTTGTTACGCCCCGGTCGTTTTGACCGTCAAGTAACGGTGCCATTACCTGATATTCGGGGACGCGAGCAAATTCTGCATGTTCATATGCGCAAAGTTCCGCTGTCACCTGATGTAAAAGCAGATATTCTTGCGCGTGGTACGCCGGGTATGTCGGGTGCCGATTTGGCGAACTTAGTCAATGAAGCGGCGCTGTTTGCGGCTCGAAGTAACAAACGCCTGGTGGATATGGATGACTTTGAGCGTGCTAAAGACAAAATATTTATGGGCGCAGAACGACGCTCAATGGTTATGCCTGAGCATGAGCGTAGAAATACTGCTTATCATGAATCTGGACATGCAGTTGTAGCACAGCTATTACCAAAAACTGACCCCGTACATAAAGTAACAATCATCCCAAGGGGTCGCGCTTTGGGCGTAACCATGCAACTGCCGACAGAAGATCGTTTCAGCATGGAGCGCGAGGAAATACTACAAAGGATTTCGGTAATGTTTGGCGGGCGCATAGCCGAAGAAGTTTTCATGAAGCAAATGACCACAGGTGCATCTAATGATTTTGAGCGCGCGACAGACTTAGCACGCCAAATGGTAACTCAGTGGGGAATGTCAGACGAACTTGGCCCAATGGTTTATGGTGAAAATGAAGGCGAAGTTTTTCTTGGTCGCTCAGTAACTACTCATAAAAACATGAGTGAAGCAACCATGCAAAAAGTTGATGCAGAAGTTCGCCGCATAGTCGATGAACAATATGCTATTGCACGCAAACTCATTGAAGAAAACAAAGACAAAATTGAGGCCATGACTCAAGCTTTACTGGAATGGGAAACGATTGATAGTGATCAGATCAAGGATATCATGGAAGGTCGTCCGCCGCGTCCGCCCAAACCACCGCAAATCATGTCTTCAACTGCAAACGATGGGTCTTCAACGGAAGAAACTGAAGAGCCAGATGAATCTCAGGCACCGCGAGAAGTGGCGAAAGAAACTGATTAA
- a CDS encoding RlmE family RNA methyltransferase: MKRAKTSKAWMKEHVNDFFVKQAKKEGYRSRAAYKLLEITEKDQILKPGLTVVDLGAAPGSWSQVVSHKIGRGGKVIAVDILEMAPLPGVEFIQGDFREEYAIVELKKHLGNDQLDLVISDMSPNMSGIVISDQARSMYLAELALAFAMEQLNYGGNFLVKAFQGRDFDQFLFDMRAGFKNVIIRKPKASRGRSNELYLLGLGKK, from the coding sequence ATGAAACGGGCCAAAACCAGTAAAGCTTGGATGAAGGAGCATGTTAATGATTTTTTTGTCAAACAAGCAAAGAAAGAGGGATATCGTTCCCGTGCTGCGTATAAATTGCTTGAAATTACTGAAAAAGATCAAATACTAAAACCAGGATTGACTGTCGTTGATTTAGGCGCAGCACCCGGCAGCTGGTCTCAAGTAGTCAGCCATAAAATAGGTCGCGGTGGCAAAGTTATTGCGGTGGATATTCTTGAGATGGCACCGTTACCCGGTGTAGAATTTATTCAAGGTGATTTTAGAGAAGAATACGCCATCGTCGAATTAAAAAAACATTTAGGAAACGATCAACTCGATCTTGTCATTTCAGATATGTCACCCAATATGAGTGGAATCGTTATCAGCGACCAGGCCAGAAGTATGTATTTAGCAGAACTGGCGTTAGCTTTCGCAATGGAACAACTGAACTATGGTGGAAATTTTCTAGTCAAAGCTTTTCAAGGCAGGGATTTCGATCAATTCCTTTTCGATATGCGTGCTGGATTTAAAAATGTGATTATACGAAAACCTAAAGCATCGCGCGGTCGCAGTAATGAATTGTATTTATTGGGGTTAGGGAAAAAGTAA